In the genome of Rhodoflexus caldus, one region contains:
- a CDS encoding Nramp family divalent metal transporter, translating into MKYISSSAGNILFWSVISAAFIGPGTVTTAASAGASYGLSLLWGLLFATLACIVLQEKAARLTLAGEKNLGQILLHQFGGFFMARLVAVAIVMGCAAYQAGNILGAVSGLQLLWDIPSPVAALLVAAAGSLFLWQGTPQTVAKSMGVAVALMGLMFGRLAWKTSHGIGEWLQGLFVPQLPEGSLLLLTGLLGTTIVPYNLFLASGIGQGQSIAEMRRGISVAVLLGGAVSVTILAAGTFLKEPFQFAAFANAIRTNTGTAGVWLFATGLFAAGFSSSVTAPLAAAVTIQSTSKNTFSPNSFRLIWGGVMLFGLIFGLLGIKPVPVILAAQVANGMLLPFMAAILLLAVNNSRLLPKAHCNGVWGNLAGSGVLWVCTLLGMQNLVKAAQTIFLWEIAPDKSWMLSAAVSSLSVAVVAWQIRRHRND; encoded by the coding sequence ATGAAGTATATCAGCAGCAGCGCCGGAAATATCCTGTTTTGGTCGGTGATTTCGGCAGCCTTCATAGGGCCGGGCACTGTTACTACGGCAGCCTCTGCGGGTGCTTCCTATGGGCTTTCGCTGCTTTGGGGACTGTTGTTTGCCACGCTTGCCTGCATCGTTTTGCAGGAAAAGGCAGCCCGCCTCACACTGGCAGGGGAAAAAAATCTCGGACAAATATTACTGCATCAATTTGGCGGTTTTTTCATGGCAAGGTTAGTTGCCGTGGCTATCGTAATGGGCTGTGCTGCCTATCAGGCAGGAAATATTTTGGGGGCAGTATCGGGCTTGCAGTTGCTCTGGGATATCCCCTCTCCTGTAGCTGCTCTGCTGGTGGCTGCTGCGGGCAGTCTCTTCCTGTGGCAGGGCACTCCGCAGACAGTGGCCAAAAGCATGGGCGTTGCCGTTGCTCTTATGGGGCTGATGTTTGGCCGTCTGGCATGGAAAACCTCACACGGCATCGGCGAGTGGCTGCAAGGTTTGTTTGTTCCGCAATTGCCCGAAGGAAGCCTGCTGCTGCTCACGGGGCTGCTTGGAACGACCATAGTTCCCTACAATCTCTTTCTGGCTTCGGGTATCGGGCAAGGGCAAAGCATCGCTGAAATGCGACGGGGCATATCTGTCGCCGTATTGCTGGGCGGCGCAGTATCCGTAACGATTCTGGCAGCAGGTACTTTCCTGAAAGAACCTTTTCAGTTTGCGGCCTTTGCCAATGCCATTCGCACCAATACAGGCACAGCGGGCGTATGGTTATTTGCCACAGGTTTGTTTGCGGCAGGGTTCAGTTCCTCCGTTACAGCACCGCTGGCTGCTGCCGTTACCATACAAAGCACAAGCAAAAACACTTTTTCACCCAACAGTTTTCGCCTGATATGGGGGGGAGTGATGCTATTCGGGTTGATTTTCGGATTGTTAGGCATCAAACCCGTACCCGTAATTCTGGCCGCGCAGGTGGCAAACGGCATGTTGTTGCCTTTTATGGCTGCAATTTTATTGCTGGCAGTAAACAATTCGCGACTGCTGCCCAAAGCCCACTGCAACGGCGTTTGGGGCAACTTAGCCGGCAGCGGGGTACTGTGGGTATGTACTTTGCTGGGTATGCAAAACCTTGTGAAGGCTGCGCAAACAATCTTTTTGTGGGAAATTGCCCCTGACAAGTCGTGGATGCTGTCGGCGGCTGTGAGCAGCTTGTCGGTGGCCGTGGTAGCATGGCAAATCAGGCGGCATCGCAACGACTGA
- a CDS encoding YbjN domain-containing protein, with product MLDLSNYYRIVESAIEALGVNPAETRTQKAGQWDLRKGSASVWINIFLSRERDDYGYLQIMSPLMKVPQGDKRSDFFEELLHLNHQLYSAAFSMHDGWLYLRSIRELEGLSMEEALAMLTRIGVYADEYDDYLKKKYAA from the coding sequence ATGCTTGATTTGTCTAATTACTACCGAATTGTGGAAAGTGCCATTGAGGCGCTGGGCGTGAACCCTGCCGAAACACGCACACAAAAAGCCGGACAATGGGACTTGCGCAAGGGTTCTGCAAGTGTTTGGATTAACATATTTCTCTCGCGCGAACGCGATGACTACGGCTATTTGCAAATCATGTCGCCCCTGATGAAAGTACCGCAGGGAGATAAGCGCAGCGACTTTTTTGAAGAGCTGCTCCACCTGAACCATCAACTTTACAGTGCCGCATTCTCTATGCACGACGGTTGGCTCTATCTGCGCAGTATCCGCGAATTGGAAGGATTGAGCATGGAAGAAGCACTTGCCATGCTCACGCGTATAGGTGTATATGCAGACGAATATGATGATTATTTGAAGAAAAAATACGCGGCATAA
- a CDS encoding endonuclease/exonuclease/phosphatase family protein → MTIRSLLRILFLYANRILLVFSLFCYAAPLVSPETFWPAGFLALAIPVCVTGHIVLLIVWLALRKLRMAAYPALGLLAAFPYWGATFALNLPNDTPPDFELLSYNVRLFNAYDRAEHSAQAKAIVQWVMRDSSDIKCFQEYYQLDTSSLFNMPQRIGKRAGYQYYFSPCCLNDLGGKMGLAIYSRFPIVNKGFIDLKGRYPYGAIFADIAIRKDTVRVYNIHLQSMSIKEHALFQTGSDTEKIKQISKDVFQRLRWGLVQRSMQIQIIMQHIATSPYRVILCGDLNDVPYSHTYYRFSRILNNAFEKAAAGFGFTYNGKLFFLRIDNQFYGDGLEAVRLRTIREADYSDHFPLKAGYRISQR, encoded by the coding sequence ATGACCATACGCTCGCTGCTGCGGATATTGTTCCTCTATGCCAACCGCATATTACTGGTTTTCAGCCTGTTTTGTTATGCTGCGCCCTTGGTTTCGCCCGAAACCTTTTGGCCGGCAGGCTTTTTGGCGCTGGCTATTCCCGTTTGCGTAACGGGGCATATCGTACTGTTGATTGTGTGGTTGGCGCTCCGCAAACTCCGCATGGCAGCCTATCCTGCACTGGGGCTGCTGGCAGCTTTCCCCTATTGGGGCGCTACCTTTGCCCTGAACCTACCCAACGATACACCGCCCGATTTTGAACTGTTGAGTTATAACGTGCGCCTGTTCAATGCCTACGACCGCGCCGAACACAGCGCTCAGGCAAAAGCCATTGTGCAATGGGTCATGCGCGACTCTTCGGACATTAAATGCTTTCAGGAATACTACCAATTAGATACTTCCTCGCTTTTCAATATGCCGCAGCGAATAGGCAAGCGCGCCGGCTATCAGTACTATTTCAGCCCCTGCTGCCTGAACGATTTGGGAGGCAAAATGGGGCTTGCCATCTACTCCCGCTTCCCAATTGTTAATAAAGGCTTTATTGACCTGAAAGGGCGCTATCCCTACGGGGCTATTTTTGCCGATATCGCCATCCGAAAGGATACCGTGCGTGTTTATAACATCCACCTGCAATCCATGAGCATTAAGGAGCACGCACTTTTCCAAACCGGCAGCGATACGGAAAAAATCAAACAGATTTCCAAAGACGTTTTCCAAAGGCTTCGCTGGGGCTTGGTGCAGCGCAGTATGCAAATACAAATCATTATGCAGCACATCGCAACTTCGCCTTATCGGGTGATTCTCTGCGGAGATTTGAACGATGTACCGTACAGCCATACTTATTATCGGTTCAGTCGCATACTCAATAACGCCTTTGAAAAGGCAGCGGCAGGTTTCGGTTTTACCTACAATGGTAAACTTTTCTTTCTAAGAATTGACAATCAATTCTACGGTGATGGTTTGGAAGCGGTGCGGCTGCGAACCATCAGAGAAGCCGACTATTCCGACCATTTCCCGCTGAAAGCAGGCTACCGCATTTCACAGCGCTGA
- a CDS encoding EVE domain-containing protein yields the protein MNYWLVKSDPETYSWADFTRDRRTFWDGVRNFQARNNLKAMQEGDLALFYHSNTNPGVVGIAKVVRTAYQDPTTTDPNWVVVDLEWYSEFPRLVSLAAIKAEPQLANIGLIKQSRLSVMPVTAAEFDLIVAMGHPS from the coding sequence ATGAATTACTGGCTTGTTAAATCCGACCCCGAAACTTATTCATGGGCGGACTTCACCCGCGACCGCCGCACCTTCTGGGACGGGGTGCGCAATTTTCAGGCACGCAATAACCTGAAAGCCATGCAGGAAGGCGACTTGGCGCTTTTCTATCACAGCAATACCAACCCGGGGGTAGTCGGCATTGCCAAAGTGGTGCGCACTGCCTATCAAGACCCTACCACCACAGACCCCAACTGGGTTGTAGTAGATTTAGAGTGGTACAGCGAATTTCCCCGATTAGTCAGTCTGGCAGCCATCAAAGCCGAACCGCAACTTGCCAACATCGGCCTTATTAAACAGTCGCGCTTATCAGTAATGCCTGTTACGGCAGCAGAGTTTGACCTGATTGTAGCCATGGGACATCCGTCGTAA
- a CDS encoding TonB-dependent receptor yields MKKYYLLLLLCGSLAAQAQTVTVTDKAEEKPISNVLIINQKKDKQAVTDSKGKADLSDFADTDTLLIRHAGYMEQRYLKSQLAAAGSVWLTEKVINLEEIVFSANKFAEARTDLPNKIETVDARRIAFYNPQNTGDLLRQTGHVFVQTSQMGGSSPVLRGFEASRVLLVVDGVRMNNAIYRSGHLQNVITLDPNVLEKAEVVFGPGSVIYGSDALGGVMHFFTRNPEFSADGKFRTSGSAFTRVSSANSEWTGNAIVNLAAGKWASLTSITHKHFGEQRAGSVYPRGYENIWARPVFPAFINGRDTALVNSNPNLQRWSGYSQLDLLQKIAFQPHEDNRFMLNVQYSTTSDLPRTDRYGEYDNRGLPRWAVWDYGPQKRLLASLRADFLGETEFYDKASVILAWQNIFESRITRRFGAANRTHREETVNVFSVNADMIKDIGDRNEIRYGLEMAHNDVQSVAYNINVRNQARTPASTRYPDGGSQTQSFALYLTHAWEMGKSRQVVFSQGLRYQYITLNARFVERSFYPFPFDRAEQRNNAFTGNMGLAWNANSGWRLSALLSSGFRSPNVDDLGKIFDSTPGNVILPNPNIKPEYVYNAEMTVSKNVQDRVFAEVTGFHSWFTNALVVRNSQFNGQDSVMYDNRKSRVQMLTNANRAVVYGVQATLKAQLADWLAFQSNLTWTRGRVTSEGVPLDHIPPLYGQTSLTATRKKLRAEFWAQYNGWKRRADFSPSGEDNLQYATPDGMPAWLTLNLRTAYQLNRWLQLQGGIDNITDRHYRIFASGISAPGRNFYATLRVVF; encoded by the coding sequence ATGAAAAAGTATTATCTCTTGCTCTTGCTGTGCGGCAGTTTGGCAGCACAGGCGCAAACCGTTACCGTTACCGACAAAGCGGAGGAAAAACCTATTTCCAATGTGCTGATTATCAATCAGAAAAAAGATAAACAAGCTGTAACCGACAGCAAAGGGAAAGCCGATTTATCCGATTTTGCCGATACAGATACGCTGCTGATTCGCCATGCGGGCTATATGGAGCAACGTTACCTCAAATCGCAACTGGCAGCGGCAGGCAGTGTATGGCTGACCGAGAAAGTCATCAATCTGGAAGAGATAGTTTTCTCCGCCAATAAGTTTGCCGAAGCCCGCACCGATTTGCCCAACAAAATTGAAACGGTGGATGCGCGGCGGATTGCTTTTTACAACCCGCAAAATACGGGCGATTTGCTGCGCCAAACGGGGCATGTGTTCGTGCAAACCAGCCAAATGGGCGGCAGCAGTCCCGTGCTGCGCGGCTTTGAGGCAAGCCGCGTGTTGCTCGTGGTGGACGGCGTGCGCATGAACAACGCCATTTATCGCTCGGGGCATTTGCAAAACGTCATCACCTTAGACCCCAACGTGCTGGAAAAAGCCGAAGTGGTGTTTGGCCCCGGCTCGGTGATTTACGGCAGCGATGCCCTCGGCGGGGTGATGCACTTTTTTACGCGCAACCCCGAATTTTCCGCCGACGGCAAGTTTCGGACAAGCGGTTCGGCGTTTACGCGGGTTTCTTCTGCCAACAGCGAATGGACGGGCAACGCCATCGTCAATTTGGCAGCGGGCAAGTGGGCTTCACTGACAAGCATTACCCACAAACACTTCGGCGAACAACGCGCCGGCTCGGTTTATCCGCGCGGCTATGAGAACATCTGGGCGCGTCCTGTTTTTCCGGCCTTTATCAACGGCAGAGACACTGCCTTAGTCAATTCCAACCCCAACCTGCAAAGATGGTCAGGCTATTCGCAGTTGGATTTACTGCAAAAAATTGCCTTCCAGCCCCATGAGGACAATCGTTTCATGCTGAACGTGCAGTATTCAACCACCTCCGATTTGCCTCGCACCGACCGCTACGGCGAATATGACAACCGCGGGCTGCCCCGCTGGGCAGTTTGGGACTACGGCCCCCAAAAGCGCCTGCTGGCATCGCTTCGCGCCGACTTTTTGGGCGAAACCGAATTTTATGACAAAGCCAGCGTGATTTTGGCATGGCAAAACATTTTTGAAAGCCGCATCACGCGTCGGTTTGGGGCAGCCAACCGCACCCACCGCGAAGAAACGGTCAATGTGTTTTCCGTCAATGCCGATATGATTAAAGATATAGGCGACCGCAACGAAATCAGATACGGCTTAGAAATGGCGCATAATGATGTGCAATCGGTCGCCTACAACATCAACGTGCGCAATCAGGCACGAACACCTGCCAGCACGCGCTACCCCGACGGCGGCAGCCAAACGCAAAGTTTTGCCCTCTACCTGACCCACGCATGGGAGATGGGTAAGAGTCGGCAGGTTGTCTTTTCGCAAGGACTTCGCTATCAGTACATTACGCTCAATGCACGATTTGTTGAGCGCTCGTTTTATCCTTTTCCGTTTGACCGCGCCGAACAGCGCAACAATGCCTTCACGGGCAATATGGGCTTGGCATGGAACGCCAACAGCGGCTGGCGGTTGAGTGCCTTGCTCTCATCGGGCTTCCGTTCGCCCAATGTAGACGATTTGGGCAAAATTTTTGACTCTACGCCCGGTAACGTCATCCTGCCCAATCCGAATATCAAACCCGAATACGTTTACAATGCCGAAATGACGGTATCTAAAAATGTGCAGGACAGAGTTTTTGCCGAAGTAACGGGTTTCCATAGCTGGTTTACCAACGCATTAGTGGTGCGCAATTCGCAATTTAACGGGCAAGATTCCGTGATGTATGACAACCGCAAAAGCCGGGTGCAAATGCTCACCAATGCAAACCGTGCGGTGGTGTACGGCGTGCAGGCAACCCTGAAAGCGCAGTTAGCCGATTGGTTGGCTTTCCAGTCTAATCTGACATGGACTCGCGGACGCGTAACCAGCGAAGGCGTACCGCTTGACCATATCCCACCGCTCTACGGGCAAACTTCCCTGACGGCAACACGCAAAAAACTGCGTGCCGAATTTTGGGCACAGTACAACGGCTGGAAACGTCGCGCCGATTTCAGCCCCAGCGGCGAAGACAACTTGCAATATGCCACCCCCGACGGAATGCCCGCATGGCTGACACTCAACCTGCGCACGGCATACCAACTCAACCGTTGGCTGCAACTGCAAGGCGGCATAGACAACATCACCGACCGCCATTATCGCATTTTTGCCTCGGGCATCAGCGCGCCGGGCAGAAACTTCTACGCCACTCTGCGCGTGGTATTTTGA
- a CDS encoding MATE family efflux transporter: protein MLQRYLPYYKQTLQLAYPIVLGQISHILITVADNTMIGNFSSLALAAATFANALFSIVMMFGLASTWVITPLVATAQSSGNITECRTWLRHSLTVYPLMGVFFCGAVFFIGAFADYFGQSKEVVELAVPYLQVLAVSLIFMMIFQIFKQFMDGLGDTKESMYINFGAAALNILLNYLLIFGKWGFPEMGIMGGGIASLLARIFAAVVIAWRFFTLPKFHDYVHQIRTVAYERYYAVKLLKLGIPVGFQSVFEVSAFAFATIMVGWLGATQLAAHQIALNIATVTFMIASGISAAGAIRIAQEFGQKDRASMLQAGAASYHLVIAFMSICAVSIALLRHWLPSFYVQANDPDAALMMSVSAQLLIYAAVFQISDGAQVVGMGILRGIQDVKAPTIIALIAYWVMGLPVGYVLGFHFNMGVSGVWLGLALALTFAAVFLGFRFFNKGKRITL from the coding sequence ATGCTGCAACGCTATCTGCCCTATTACAAGCAAACGCTTCAATTAGCTTATCCGATTGTATTAGGGCAAATTTCGCACATTCTCATTACAGTTGCCGACAATACCATGATTGGTAATTTCAGCAGCCTGGCACTGGCGGCGGCAACTTTTGCCAACGCATTGTTTTCTATTGTGATGATGTTCGGGCTGGCAAGCACCTGGGTTATTACACCGCTGGTGGCAACCGCACAGTCGTCGGGCAATATTACGGAATGTCGCACATGGTTGCGCCACTCTCTGACAGTTTATCCACTGATGGGCGTATTTTTTTGTGGCGCGGTATTTTTCATAGGTGCTTTCGCCGACTATTTCGGGCAGAGCAAAGAAGTGGTTGAACTGGCTGTGCCCTACTTGCAGGTACTGGCCGTCAGCCTGATTTTTATGATGATTTTTCAGATTTTCAAGCAGTTCATGGACGGGCTGGGTGATACCAAAGAATCCATGTACATCAACTTTGGCGCAGCGGCACTGAATATCTTGCTGAACTATTTGCTGATTTTCGGCAAGTGGGGATTCCCCGAAATGGGTATTATGGGGGGCGGTATTGCTTCGCTGCTGGCGCGCATTTTCGCAGCCGTTGTCATTGCTTGGCGCTTTTTTACCCTGCCCAAATTTCATGACTATGTGCACCAAATACGCACCGTTGCCTATGAGCGCTACTATGCGGTTAAACTCTTGAAATTGGGTATTCCGGTCGGTTTTCAGTCGGTTTTTGAGGTTAGTGCTTTTGCTTTTGCCACTATTATGGTCGGTTGGCTCGGTGCTACGCAGTTAGCTGCGCATCAGATTGCGCTCAATATCGCTACGGTTACATTCATGATAGCCAGCGGCATTTCGGCGGCGGGTGCTATCCGCATTGCACAAGAGTTCGGGCAGAAAGACCGCGCCTCTATGTTACAGGCAGGCGCTGCTTCTTATCATTTGGTTATTGCTTTTATGAGCATCTGTGCTGTTTCCATCGCCTTGCTGCGCCATTGGCTGCCCTCTTTCTATGTGCAAGCCAACGACCCCGATGCAGCACTGATGATGAGTGTTTCGGCACAACTGCTGATTTATGCTGCCGTTTTCCAGATTTCCGACGGCGCACAGGTAGTAGGTATGGGTATTCTGCGCGGTATTCAGGACGTAAAAGCCCCCACTATCATTGCCTTGATTGCCTATTGGGTAATGGGCTTACCTGTCGGCTATGTATTGGGCTTCCATTTTAACATGGGCGTAAGCGGCGTATGGCTCGGTTTGGCATTGGCGCTAACCTTTGCCGCTGTTTTTCTGGGCTTCCGATTCTTCAACAAAGGCAAACGGATTACTTTGTAG
- a CDS encoding response regulator transcription factor produces the protein MIKIALVDDHQIIRDGIKKLLADEEDIAVVAEASSVKEALQILERHAVDLLITDISMPNGSGFDLIKAIASHSHLKVLILSMHTEEAYVRKAVEMGVSGYLTKDISRVELIRAIHAVYEGETYFSDAISRVMMHTMIKKARRAGDFDKPSEQKLTAREKEIIRHILDGLSSPEIAEKLFISHRTVENHRANIMNKLKVRNTIELVRKVLEMDFWEKV, from the coding sequence ATGATTAAAATTGCTTTGGTAGATGACCACCAGATTATCCGCGATGGGATTAAAAAACTGCTGGCTGATGAGGAGGATATTGCCGTTGTCGCTGAAGCTTCCAGTGTGAAAGAGGCCTTGCAAATATTGGAACGGCACGCCGTAGATTTGCTCATTACCGATATATCCATGCCCAATGGTTCGGGATTTGATTTGATTAAAGCAATTGCTTCGCACAGCCATCTGAAAGTTTTGATACTGAGTATGCATACGGAAGAAGCCTATGTGCGTAAAGCTGTGGAAATGGGTGTTTCCGGTTATCTAACCAAGGATATTTCCCGAGTGGAGTTGATTCGTGCCATCCATGCGGTGTATGAAGGCGAGACCTATTTCAGCGATGCCATCAGCCGCGTGATGATGCATACCATGATTAAGAAAGCACGCCGCGCAGGCGACTTTGACAAACCTTCGGAGCAAAAACTTACGGCGCGCGAAAAGGAAATCATCCGCCACATTTTGGATGGTTTAAGCAGCCCTGAAATTGCAGAAAAACTGTTCATCAGCCACCGAACGGTAGAGAATCACCGCGCCAACATTATGAACAAACTCAAAGTCCGCAATACCATTGAATTGGTGCGCAAGGTGCTGGAAATGGACTTTTGGGAGAAGGTATAA
- the kynU gene encoding kynureninase, producing the protein MATPMQYLFENTLAFARQLDREDELRPFRDEFILPQKADGTPKIYFCGNSLGLQPKAAARYVGEEMQRWASLAVEGHFEGNPSWFHYQHTMKDATARLVGALPHEVVIMNTLTVNLHLMLVSFYRPTAQRYKIIMEAGAFPSDQYAVESQVKFHGFDPAAAIVEIAPRQGESTLRTEDIEQTIREHADSLALVMFGGIHYYTGQAFELGRIAAAAKQAGAMVGFDLAHAAGNVPLRLHEWGADFAVWCTYKYLNSGPGGTSGVFVHERHANSPDLPRFAGWWGYREETRFLMQKGFQPMYGADGWQLSCGQILPFAAHRASLEIFDRAGMDKLRQKSMKLTAFLAYLLQQINEQAGEESVRIITPADPRHRGCQLSLIIAKDGKKTFQKLIEAGVVCDWREPDVIRVAPAPLYNTFEEVWQFTSILAKIITSDTVPAQAI; encoded by the coding sequence ATGGCAACTCCTATGCAATATCTGTTTGAAAATACGCTCGCGTTTGCCCGACAGTTGGACAGAGAAGACGAGCTTCGGCCATTCCGCGACGAATTCATACTGCCGCAAAAAGCAGACGGCACACCCAAAATTTACTTTTGCGGCAACTCGCTTGGTTTGCAACCCAAAGCCGCCGCGCGCTACGTAGGCGAAGAAATGCAACGCTGGGCAAGTTTGGCCGTAGAAGGGCATTTTGAAGGCAATCCCTCATGGTTTCACTACCAGCACACCATGAAAGATGCAACCGCCCGTTTGGTGGGCGCTTTGCCGCACGAAGTAGTGATTATGAATACGCTGACGGTCAATTTGCACCTGATGCTGGTTTCATTCTACCGCCCGACGGCACAGCGCTACAAAATCATCATGGAAGCAGGCGCATTCCCTTCCGACCAATATGCCGTAGAAAGTCAGGTCAAATTTCACGGGTTTGACCCTGCCGCTGCCATTGTTGAAATTGCCCCACGCCAAGGAGAAAGCACGCTGCGCACCGAAGATATTGAACAAACCATCCGCGAACATGCCGACAGCCTTGCATTGGTGATGTTTGGCGGCATCCACTACTATACCGGGCAGGCATTTGAATTAGGCCGCATTGCGGCGGCTGCCAAACAGGCAGGCGCAATGGTTGGCTTTGACTTGGCACATGCCGCCGGCAACGTGCCGCTGCGCCTGCATGAGTGGGGGGCCGATTTCGCCGTTTGGTGTACCTACAAATACCTCAACTCAGGGCCGGGCGGCACTTCGGGCGTGTTCGTACACGAACGGCACGCCAACAGCCCCGACCTTCCGCGATTTGCCGGCTGGTGGGGCTACCGCGAAGAAACCCGCTTTCTCATGCAAAAAGGCTTTCAACCCATGTATGGTGCCGACGGATGGCAACTGAGTTGCGGGCAAATACTGCCATTTGCCGCCCATCGCGCATCGCTGGAAATATTTGACCGCGCAGGTATGGATAAGTTGCGCCAAAAAAGCATGAAGCTCACCGCATTTCTTGCGTATTTATTACAACAGATAAATGAGCAAGCCGGTGAAGAATCCGTGCGCATCATTACCCCTGCCGACCCTCGGCATCGTGGCTGTCAATTGTCGTTAATAATAGCCAAAGACGGCAAAAAAACCTTCCAAAAGCTGATTGAAGCGGGAGTTGTTTGCGATTGGCGCGAACCGGACGTTATTCGGGTAGCACCTGCGCCACTCTATAACACGTTTGAAGAAGTGTGGCAGTTTACTTCTATTTTAGCAAAAATTATTACATCAGATACCGTACCTGCACAAGCAATCTGA
- a CDS encoding 4a-hydroxytetrahydrobiopterin dehydratase, with protein MSWKEENNQLQKTFLFKDFVEAFGFMAKVALIAEKMNHHPNWYNVYNRVEISLSTHDAGNTVTPKDRDLAQAIDALLT; from the coding sequence ATGAGTTGGAAAGAAGAAAATAATCAGTTGCAGAAAACGTTCCTTTTTAAGGATTTCGTGGAAGCTTTCGGCTTTATGGCAAAAGTGGCGCTCATTGCCGAAAAAATGAACCACCACCCCAATTGGTACAATGTGTACAATCGGGTGGAAATCAGCCTGAGCACACATGATGCCGGCAACACAGTAACCCCAAAAGACAGAGACTTGGCACAAGCAATTGATGCTTTACTTACATAA